The stretch of DNA ACCCCGTGTGGCAATATCTCTTCGGAAAAAGCGACACCCTGAGCGTCGCCTTGCAAACCACCATCCCCTTGCTTGCTTTGGCCGAAAACCCTCTATAACGCTCTATTTTGCACGACGATGAAAAATTGGCTCGGCATCGCTGCGGCACTCCTTCTAGTGTTCGGAACTTATTGCAAACACAAGTCTCGCAACAAGGACGAACCCGCCGCCCTCCCGACGGATACACTGGCGCTAACGGCACAACCTGACACCGCGGAGCCGCCACTTTTGGCCATTCCCGTGACAAAGGCAGTCAACATCGGCGCCTATTTCAAATTCATGGATGCCATCGTGCAACAGTACGACTCCCTCGTGCCGTACCCGCTCACCGAGCATCTCCTCGTGCGCGCCAATGCGTGGCTGATAGATACTTTGGAAAACACCGACTACTATCGCATGATGGAGCGCGACAGTTTTGTCTATGACCAACGCCAAATGCTTGCCCTTCGGCCCGGCGACACCCTCTACCTCCCCGGCGAAAAAACGGCGGCGAACTTGCTCCACCGAATGCAGGCCACCTACCTCGACATCAACATCCCCTCTTTTCAACTGCGCATCGTGGAAGGTGACAGCGTGCTCCACACCTTCCCCGTGCGAGTCGGCAAAAACCAAAAAAAGTTCTTGGCGCTAGCAGGCAATCTGGTGGACTTGCGCACACGCACCGGCACCGGCGAAATCGTCCGCATCAGCCGCGACCCGCTTTTTCTCGACCCTGTGACGGGAAAGGAATTCAAATATACCCGCCGCGACGACCGCCGCACCACCCGAATGCCGCTCATCCCATGGATAGAACCCTCCATCAACGGCATCCGCCATGGGCAAATGATTCACCCCACCACCAACCCCAGCACGCTCGGCAAAGCCGCCTCCAATGGCTGCATCGGCCTAAAAGAAGCCGACGCCTGGCGTGTTTACTACTATGCCCCCATTGGGACAAAAGTGGTGGTGCGCTACGATTTGATGGAAACCCTCACAACGGGCGACACCCTCCGCTACGAAGACGTGTATCGCTATCGGAAAGGCGGCGCCAAACCCTCGACGACACAAGCAGCGTTGTTTCCGGTGCTGGGCGGCAACAACGGATGTTGGTGTGGGGAGTAAGAAACCGTTTCCAAAGCTGCCTGATGCCCTGCGATAAAAACCGAGGAAAAAGATTTGTTTCTTTAAAAGCCGTTCTTTTACCTTTGCAGCCACTTTGAAGCGAAAGCGACAAAAATGCGTTTTTGATGAGATGGGGGTTTAGCTCAGCTGGCTAGAGCGCTTGCATGGCATGCAAGAGGTCACCGGTTCGAATCCGGTATCCTCCACCCACGAAGCCCGGTCTTTTGAAAGGCCGGGTTTTTTTGTTGGTAGGCCCCCCTTGCGCCACCCTTTTTTACCTTGATTCGCTAGGATTGGTCAAAGGAACATGAGCGTCACCTTTGATTTTGAGTGGCTTGTGTTGGTAGTCATGCCCAAGATTTGGCGGCGCGAGGCATAAAGTCGCCTTTCCTGACAGTCTCCACAGTTATACCTTGATTCGCTAGGATTTGTTAGATGAACATGATTGATATTCTTGATTTTTAGCAGATTGCGATTGCAGCCATGCCCAAAACCTAACGGCGCGAAGCATAGATAGATATCACCTGTAACGCCAACTTTCAGTTGGCATCCTGTGTATGTCTTAACCCTTCTTTTACTGGAAGATGGCTTTGGGGGTACAAAACTATGACCCTTAAGCAAGGTCACAGTAGTCTTAACCCTTCTTTTACTGGAAGATGGCTTTGGGGCTCACAATCCGAGACCGGGTGACAATCTCGAAGGTCGTCTTAACCCTTCTTTTACTGGAAGATGGCTTTGGGGGGGACGAGCGCAAGGCCGATGATGGAAAGATGGTAGGTCTTAACCCTTCTTTTACTGGAAGATGGCTTTGGGGGAGGCGGGAAAGTAACACCAAAAAAACGGCCGACGGCGTCTTAACCCTTCTTTTACTGGAAGATGGCTTTGGGGGAGCAGCCACCCCGTCCTTTGGTCGAAAGACCAAAGGGTCTTAACCCTTCTTTTACTGGAAGATGGCTTTGGGGACACCATCGGGGGGGCCGTTTCCATTCCAGCGCCGTTGTCTTAACCCTTCTTTTACTGGAAGATGGCTTTGGGGACCATAAAAGGTGCCAACCCATGAATGGGTCGTCAGAGTCTTAACCCTTCTTTTACTGGAAGATGGCTTTGGGGTAAAAACACCCCTTGCAAATGAGCAGGGAAAGCAGGTCTTAACCCTTCTTTTACTGGAAGATGGCTTTGGGGATCTATTGCAGAAGACCACAAGCTTGATTCACTAGACATGTCTTAACCCTTCTTTTACTGGAAGATGGCTTTGGGGAGGAACCCTAACGGTACAGAGAGGGTGATAGGTTAGTCCAGTCTTAACCCTTCTTTTACTGGAAGATGGCTTTGGGGCATATTGGGGAGTCCATACGCTCCCGTGGTGAAGGTGTCTTAACCCTTCTTTTACTGGAAGATGGCTTTGGGGAGGTTTCCCTGAAAACCTTCGCTCGTACTGCGGCCCGTCTTAACCCTTCTTTTACTGGAAGATGGCTTTGGGGATGGATCCTAACGAACTGTGGGATATGAAAGATTCTAGTCTTAACCCTTCTTTTACTGGAAGATGGCTTTGGGGAAGGAGTGAAGGTGCTACAATACAGCCGCTAGAAGTGGTCTTAACCCTTCTTTTACTGGAAGATGGCTTTGGGGAAGAAATAAAGGAAGTGTCTATTACATACACTCAAGAGTCTTAACCCTTCTTTTACTGGAAGATGGCTTTGGGGGTAAGAGAACCGGGGTGCAGCATCCGACAAGACACTGGTCTTAACCCTTCTTTTACTGGAAGATGGCTTTGGGGGGCAAAAAGAACCCCCCTAAAGGGGTTGTGCCCTGAAGTCTTAACCCTTCTTTTACTGGAAGATGGCTTTGGGGCTTTAACGCTAATACGGGAACAGAAACCGTAACTAAGTCTTAACCCTTCTTTTACTGGAAGATGGCTTTGGGGCAGACTTGCTCACTGCTGAAGAGTGGGCAGGAGTACAGGTCTTAACCCTTCTTTTACTGGAAGATGGCTTTGGGGAACTCACAATGGCAGCTCTAGAAACAAAATCATTCGTCTTAACCCTTCTTTTACTGGAAGATGGCTTTGGGGGAATTTTCAAGCGTTCTTTCACAATCTCACGGGTGCGTCTTAACCCTTCTTTTACTGGAAGATGGCTTTGGGGAACGCCAGCTGCAGCACGCAAAATGCTGCTTGAACAATTGTCTTAACCCTTCTTTTACTGGAAGATGGCTTTGGGGCGTTCCTCAAGGAAAAGTTCGAGGATATAAAGGCTAAAAGGTCTTAACCCTTCTTTTACTGGAAGATGGCTTTGGGGAGCGGCAAGACGCACCCAGTTGGCAGTAAAATGCCAAGTCTTAACCCTTCTTTTACTGGAAGATGGCTTTGGGGATGATTCGCTCTGTTGTATAGCCCAGCATAGTATCCCAGTCTTAACCCTTCTTTTACTGGAAGATGGCTTTGGGGAGCAAAAAAGCCAACGAACTAGGACTGTACGACATGGTCTTAACCCTTCTTTTACTGGAAGATGGCTTTGGGGTGGCGCTCAGCCGACAGTGATGGTTACAGTTGAGTCTTAACCCTTCTTTTACTGGAAGATGGCTTTGGGGGAGGTGTTCGCAGTTATGACGTGGGATACAACATGATTGTCTTAACCCTTCTTTTACTGGAAGATGGCTTTGGGGCGGCGAGTGCCCAGCGCGCAATTGAGCGCCTGCGCAAAAAGTCTTAACCCTTCTTTTACTGGAAGATGGCTTTGGGGAATTTGGCCCTAGTTTCTTCTTCTACGAAGAATTAGTAGCCGTCTTAACCCTTCTTTTACTGGAAGATGGCTTTGGGGATACGCCGCCCGAGGCGGACTAAAAACTCAAAAATTTGTCTTAACCCTTCTTTTACTGGAAGATGGCTTTGGGGTTGGCGCTCAGCCGACAGTGACGGTCACAATTCAATAGTCTTAACCCTTCTTTTACTGGAAGATGGCTTTGGGGTCTTCCAGTAAGAAGACTGATGACGGACGGCCAAAGGTGTTGTCTTAACCCTTCTTTTACTGGAAGATGGCTTTGGGGATTCCGCCGTAACATTCACATTATACCTTTTACTTATGAGTCTTAACCCTTCTTTTACTGGAAGATGGCTTTGGGGCTGCAACGCCAAATAGATGCCGCAGCATTCTGGTCTTAACCCTTCTTTTACTGGAAGATGGCTTTGGGGTTGTCGGGGTTAACCCCTGAAAGCCTCAAAGGTCTTAACCCTTCTTTTACTGGAAGATGGCTTTGGGGGGTATATTATTCAAACAAATTGGAAAACAGTAAGTTAACTCTAAAAAACCTGCCAAAAACATATATTCTCTCCAAAGCGTCGGCCTGATTTTTCGGAGGTGCAAAGTTATCCCTTTTATGTTCATATTATCAAGACGTTTGGAGGCGTGGTCACCATCTTATAATTTAGGTCTTTGCCGATAACATTGAGCTGCACCATACTTTCGCGGGTGACCGGCAAGATAAGAATGCTGTCGCCATTCTCATACATACTGTTCACTTCTTCGAGTGTCTGCGCGATTTCGCGGTAGCGTTTGTGCTCCGTGCTGCCGATAAAGACCGATTTCTGCATACGCATGCAGCCGTTTTTGCTCAGGTACTTGGCCAGATGCCGCCGTACCTTGTGGTCTTCGATATCGTACATGATGAAGAATAACATCGTGTTGTTGTTGGTTTCGTTCGCGTGTCGGAGGAAGTGTTCGATGCTGCGCACACGCTCTTCCAAGTCGGGCAGCTGCCGGTGGCGCTCGGGCAGGTAGCCTTGTAGGCGCTCGGTGCGAAGACCCGCTTCGCGCAGGCGGCGCAGGCGCTCAGGGAAGCTGATGTCGGGTTTGCGCGGGCGTTTGGCCATGGTGCCGATTTACGATTTACGATTTACGATTTGGGATTTACGATTTGGGATTTACGATTTGGGATTTGGGATTTGGGATTTGCGATTTGGGATTTACGATTTACGATTTGGGATTTACGATTTGGGATTTGGGATTTACGATTTGGGATTTACGATTTGGGATTTACGATTTTGACGGGGTCGCTTGGCTATGTGGTGCGGGTGGTGGGTGAAGCCTTCAGAACAGGATGTCCGCTTGGTCGGCCGCGCCGCCGCTGGGCATGGTGTCGGCGGCCTCTTGCGGGGCGCGGCCGTACCACTCGTGACGGCTGAAAATGGCCTGTTCGGTCACAAACACTGCCAGCCCACAGAGGCTTTCGTTGGTGTTGCGCTTGGGCACCTGCACCACGCTGAAGCCGCGCTTGCCGTAGTACAGGTTGATCTCCGCCGCATCGTTGCCGCACTTCAGAGCCAGTTGCTTGCCAAACTGGATGTCCCGCACCTCGGCCACTTGGATGCCTTGCGCCTCTAGCGCGGCTTGCACCACAGGCAGCGCCAGCCCGATAGCCTCAGGCACGAACACGTCGCGCTTGAGCGGGTTGGGGCGCGCACGGGTCTGTAGTTTTCGCAGGATGTCGGCGTAAGTATCGGGGTGGATGGCATGGCTGCGCCCGGGTTTTTCTGCGGCGGGTTGTGCGGCCGCTCCGGTTTTTTCGGCCAATAGTTCGGCCATTGCTGGCTGGGTTTGCTCCGGCAGAAGGCCGCGCCAGCCGATGTGGTCGGCCAGAGGGTTGACGTAGGCAAGTGGGTCGTGGGCCATGAAGCAGACACGGGTGACATCCGAGGTGCGAAAGTCAATGTATTTGCTCAGTCCATACTGTTCCCCGAACGCAAAGGCAAAGGCTTTGTAGGCATCGGTGAAGGTTTTGGTGTCGGTGCAAGGCTCGTCGAGTCGAAACACGAGTTTCAACCCGTCGCCACCGGGCGAACGGAAGAGGAGCGCCACGCGCTCGTCGGCGCTCAGCTGGGTCTTCCATTCAGCGAGGGTTGTTGCATCGCCGCTGAGCTTGTCCACATCGAGCACCCAAGCTTGGATTTGCTCAAAATGCTCGGTGCGCCGCAGGCCACCGTCAAATTGGCCGCAGCAAAAGAAGGGCAGCCGCACCTTCAGCCGGGTGTAGGCGCTGGCATCGAGCTGTTTCACTCGACGCAGGCGCTCGGTGTCGTCGCGGAGTGCGGCATCGTCGCGCAAGCGGTGAAAGACCGATTCGAGCGTGGCGGGCTGGAGGGCAGCAGCGGTGTCGAGCAGGTTGTGACCGAGGTAAAACATGACGATTTACGATTTACGATTTACGATTTACGATTTGGGATTTACGATTTACGATTTACGATTTACGATTGCCGAGCGAGACTTGCGATTTGCGATTGCCGAGCGAGACTTGCGATTTGCGATTGCCGAGCGCGAGGGCCGAGCGAGACTGGGCGATTTTGGATTTACGATTACTGAACGGGGGTATCGGTCTCGCTCGGCAATCGCGCTCGGCAATCGTAAATCGTAAATCGTAAATCGTAAATCGTAAATCGTAAATCGTAAATCGTAAATCGTAAATCGCAAAGTCACTCAAACCCTTTAAATAACGTGGCCAGCCCTTGTGCGGCTAGGTCAATGTGGGTGTAGCGCGAACGCTCCATTTTTTGCCAGATGATTACCTCGTCCATATAGTCGGCAAAAGCTTGGATGAGGATACGCTTGCCGTAAGGATTGAGCCAGAAGGCTCCTTGCTCGACCTCAAAAAACTCCAGAAAGATGACTTCCTGCTTACACAGGCGGCACACCACGAAGTCGGCCCAGTGGCGAAATTTCTCGATGACATCATACACTAACACAGGTCGGTTGTACTCGTCGCGGTGAAAGATGCCGATGAACGGGTCCACGCCGGCACGGATGAGCGCGTGCTCCACCTTGCCGTAGAGGATGCCGTAGGCGTAGTTGAGCAGGCAGTTGAACATATCGGTTGCCGGATGCTGCGAGCGCTGGGCAAAGCGGTACTGCGGCGGCATCATTGTGCTCAAAGCCTGAAAATAAGTCTTCGATGCAGCGGCTTCCAGTGCTCGCAATTTCGGGGCGGCATCGCTCAATCGCTCCTGCGGGGCGGCGAGGATGCGCGTACGATATTCGCTAATTTTAATGGCCGCTTCCGCAGCAAAGGTTTCTTCCGCCGGCTGGGGAAGGCTGAGCAATAGAGCAGCCTGATGCTCACATTTTTCAGCCAGCAGCTGCTGTACCCAAGCAGTCGCTAAGAGGCTTTGCACAAACAAGGCTTGCTTTTTCCGTATGACCGAAATGCTGCCAAACCGACTGCTCCACAGCCGCGCCTCGGGCTTGCCCCGCCGGTCCACAAACTGCACGTCTATGTCGTGCTCCACCGCCGCAAAGGCCAGCTCCGCCGTCAGGAGCGTGGCCCGGTGCACAAACACCGTCTCGATCTGCCGCAACGGCACGCGCTGCACCTCCGCCGCCTCGTCGGCCTTGGGCGGATAGACCACCAAGTGGCCCTCCTTGATGCTGACCTTGCAGCCGGGTGTGTTGATGTAAACTTGCATGGCTTTTGATTTTGGATTGACGATTTACGATTGACGATTGCCGAGCGAGACCAGGCGATTTACGATTTACGATTTACGATTTACGATTTACGATTTACGATTTGCGATTTACGATTTGCGATTTACGATTTACGATTTACGATTTACGATTTGCGATTTACGATTTGCGATTGCCGGGCGAGAGGATTGAGCGAGACGTTTCTTGTTGACGAGTGAAAAAATTATTGGTTAGGTTGGTTTTTGTTTGATAGTTTTGTTTTGGATTGTCATTTTAAAATACTGTTTTTATGACGGAAGATGAACTAAAGAAACGCTTGAAGGACTGGGCGGTGGCGGTCGTCCTGTTCACGCGGCAGTTTCCCAAAGAGCCGGAGTTTAAGGCTGTCCGGGGGCAGTTGGTGCGGTCGGCGCCTTCGGCGGCTGCCAATTATCGAGCGGCGTGCAGGGGCAAGTCCACGCCCGACTTTATCAACAAACTCAAGACCGTCGAAGAAGAACTGGACGAGTCCATGTTCTGGCTCGAGTTCGCCGTCGCCCTGTCTGCCGAACTCCGCCCCCCCGTGGTACCGCTCTACAAAGAAGCCGACGAACTGCTCGCCATCATCGTCGCATCCATCAAAACCTCCCGCGCCAAACCAGCCTCCCCCAAACCCTCCAAGCCCCCCAAACCGCCCAAAAACAACGACCCCTAAATGCCCCCCTTCGGCCCTCTCGCTCGGCAATCGTAAATCGTCAATCGTCAATCCAAAAATCCCTTCGGCCCTCTCGCTCGGCAATCGTAAATCGTCAATCGTCAATCGTCAATCGTCAATCGTCAATCGTAAATCGTCAATCCAAAAATCCCTTCGGCCCTCTCGCTCGGCAATCGTAAATCGTCAATCGTCAATCGTCAATCCAAAAATCCCTTCGGCCCTCTCGCTCGTAAATCGTAAATCGTAAATCGTAAATCCAAAAATCCCTTCGGCCCTCTCGCTCGTCAATCGTAAATCGTCAATCGTCAATCGTAAATCGTCAATCCAAAAATCCCTTCGGCCCTCTCGCTCGTCAATCGTCAATCGTAAATCGTAAATCGTCAATCGTAAATCGTCAATCGTCAATCGTAAATCGTAAATCGTCAATCCAAAAATCCCTTCGGCCCTCTCGCTCGTCAATCGTCAATCGTAAATCGTCAATCGTAAATCGTCAATCGTAAATCCAAAAATCCCTTCGGCCCTCTCGCTCGGCAATCGTAAATCGTCAATCGTAAATCCAAAAATCATCTTGGGTTCAGCCGCAAATACACCCGCTTCTTCGCCCGCGTGATCGCCGTGTAGCTCCAGCGGTAAAACTCGGCGCTGTCGCGGGTCATCTGGGCGCACATGTCCACATAAGCGAAGTCCCACTCGCCGCCCTGCGCCTTGTGGCAAGTGATGGCATAGCCGAATCGGCAACGCAAGGCGTTGGCGTACAGGTCGGTGCGGGCATACTGCTTGCGCAGGCTCTTGAAGCGTTCCCGGTCTTGGTAGTACAGTGCCCGGTTGGCCTCGAAGAAGCGGTCGTAGGCGATGCGGTTGAGCAGGTACTGTGCCGCTGCCGGGAACGGCTGGTCGCCGCCGGCGAGCAGCCAGTTTTCCAGCACCTTGACGGCCAGTTGGCGCACCTGCCCGTCGCCCGTGCGCACGGCCACCAGCGCGTCGCGGAAGTGGAACTCGCCGATCACCTCGCGCTCGGTGAACGCGAGCAGCGGGCACTCCACGGGCTTGAACGTGCTCCGGGCTGCGCGTACGGTGCGCTTTTCCAGCGCTCCCGTCTGCACCACCTGCACCAGTTCGCCGTTGGTGAGCGGCGTCTCCAGGCCGTACAGGTTGTTGGTCACCAGCAGGAAGTCGCCCGCCGCCACGCGGTCTTGGGCCTCCGGGAAATAGCGTGCCCGCACCTCGCGGTTGTAGGCGCGGATGGCCTCGTTGCTGTGCGCCAGAATGATCTGGCGGCCCGACGGGCGCTCGGGGCTGCGCTCGAAGTACTTGTCGAGCAGCAGCGAGCCGTTGCAGAGGCGCACCTCGCGGACGCGCTCCAGCGGCAGCCGGGGTTGGAAGTCGCGCCCAGCGATGGCCTCGCGCATGGCGTGCGCCACGGTCAGGATACCGTTGTCGGCCTGCTGGCGCACCACGGTCGTCAGTTCGGCTACGGCCACCGGTCGCCGGGTCAGCCGCCGCAGGTTGGCATCCGACAGCGCCGGCGAATAGCGCATGCCCACGGGCGGCAGCTGTGCCGGGTCGCCCACGAACACGATGCGGGTGCCGGGAAAGCGGTCGAGCTGCAAAAAAAGCAGCAGGTCGGTCAGCAGCTGGCCGCTGCCAAAGCGCATGTCCGCCCCTTCAGGCGTGAAATCGGCCAGCAGCGACGACTCGTCCACCACCAGCACCGGAGCATCGCCAAAGTGCTCCGGCCGGCCCATCAAGCGGTGCTCGCCGTCGGCGTACTCGTACAACAGGCGGTGGAGCGTCAGCACCTCCGTGCCGGTGCGGTATTGCAGCACCTTGGCAGCCCGATTGGTGGGCGCCGCAAACAACACCGTGCGCTCGGCAGCGCGCAGCCATGCCGCTACGCCCTGCATGAGGAAGGTCTTGCCCGTGCCGGCATAACCCCGCAGGACGAACACCTGGGCCGCATCGGGGCCGTCGGCAGCCATGAACGCTTGCAGGGCCTCGAGGGCCGAACGCTGGTCTGCCGTGAGGGCGGTAGTGGCGGGGAAGTGGGCGAGGAGCGACATGGTGGGATTTACGATTTAGCGATTTACGATTTGGGATTTACGATTTACGATTTGGGATTTACGATTTACGATTTGGGATTTACGATTTGGGATTTACGATTTACGATTTGGGATTTACGATTTGCGATTTACGATTTGGGATTTACGATTTACGATTTGGGATTTACGATTTACGATTGACGAGCGTGGGGCTGAGCGAGACTTGGCGATTTGCGATTTTGGATTTACGATTACTGAACGTGGGTATCGGTACATTACTGGATATTTTTGAGGCTTTGTTGCATGAACATTTTTTCTTTGGATAATTGGCAATTTGAATTTTTAAAATTTATTAATTGACTAAAATTTTGAAATTTATTTGGAACAAAACAATATGGCCAAATTTTATTTATTCATGCAACAAAGCCTATTTTTGAAAATGACAGTAAAAATGTATGGTAGTGTGGGTTATCGGTCGCGCTCGGCAATCGTAAATCATAAATCGTAAATCGTAAATCGTTCAAGTCGCGCTCGGCAATCGTAAATCATAAATCGTAAATCGTAAATCGTTCAAGTCGCGCTCGGCAATCGTAAATCATAAATCGTAAATCGTTCAAGTCGCGCTCGGCAATCGTAAATCATAAATCGTAAATCGCAAATCGTAAATCGCAAATCGTTCAATCCAGCAGGGCGGTTTTGGTGCGCAGGAGTTGTACTTGGTCGTTGGTGTAGGCTTCGCGGACGATGCGCTCGGCCAATAGGCGGGCATCGGCCTCTGCGTGGGCACGCTGGTCGGCGGGAATGCTGTCGAGAATGAGGTCGCGGAGGAGGGCGATGGCACCGCTCATCACGGCTTGTTCCGAGTAGAAACAACAGTGGTAGTCGCGGTGGGCCAAGAGGCGGCGCTGGCCGTCGGCCGAGTAGATGTGGATGGCGTTGAGGAAGACGCGAGCGTAGCCGATGCCGATGTCGGTTCGGATGGCGATGGCGGCGGTCAGCCGTGCCGTGCTGAAGTAGGTGTTGCCGGCCGCACTGGTGTAGCCAGTGCCGACGAAAGCATTTTGGTCGGGACGGTAGGTCACGGCATTGGTCATGCCGGGCACTACGGCGGCCAAGCGCTGCGCCGTTTGCGCTTCGTCCGATGGCTGGCCCGCCAGCAAGCCGCGCACGCGGCCCAGAGCCTGGCGCTCGGCGCTCGTCAGGTCGGCTGCGCCGCCGAACTGGTCGGCCAGCAGCTGCTGCGCACTTGCAGCACCCGAGGGGAGTGGGAGCCGGGCAGGGTTGAAGACAGGAAAGTAAGCCATAGCAAAGCAAAGTTTGAGCGTGAACAATGGGTCGCGGCCCGGTGCCGCGGGCATCTGGCGGATGCTCACAGCGCGGTGCACGGGCAGCGATTTTTTCATTTTTCGCGTGTGCCGCCCGTGGCGATGTCACTTTTTTTGCTTTGCCGAGAAAAAAACTTCTCCGGCGATGTTGATGAACAACGAGGCGCTAAACCCGTGGGGGAAGGCTTGGAGTTCCCGGGTGCGCGATTTTTTTTTTCGCTCCCCCCGATTGCCTCCCGCGTTCAACGGTGCAAAGGTGGCGGCCCGAAATGCAGCCTATTTGCATCGGGGAAAATTTTTGAAAAAAAAATCAGCCCCCCTGAACTGGACGCAAAAACAGCTCGAAATTGTCCGGCGAGACGACCATGGTGTCCACCGGATGGTAGGCCTCTATGAAAGCGGTGGAGAACCGAGCGGAGGCCTTGGGATTCCATTTGAACTCCCAAGCCCGGAACTGGCCGTCGGCCTCCTCGATGTAGTCAATCTCTTGTTGTGCCTTGGTGCGCCAGAAATAGCGTTTGCCGTGCCGGTCGAAGTACTGGTTGATTTTCCAGCGTTCGCTGATCAGGAAGTTTTCCCACAAAGCGCCGACATCTTGCCGGAGCGCCAGCGGGCTGAAGTTCTCGAGCACGGCGTTTCGGATGCCGTTGTCATAGAAATATACCTTCCGGTTGCTACTGATTTCATTGCGCAGGTTGCGGCTTAGGGGCATCAAACGGAACACGATATAGGATTTTTCCAGCAGGTCCAGGTAGTTGGAAACCGTGTTCTTGTCCACCCCGAGCAGCTGCGACAGCTCGTTGTACGACACTTCCGCGCCCAACTGGAGTGCCAGTGCCTGGAGCAACTGCCCCAGTAGCTCCGGCTTCCGCACCCCGCGAAACTCGAATACGTCTTTGTACAGGTAACTGCCCGACA from Saprospiraceae bacterium encodes:
- a CDS encoding L,D-transpeptidase, producing the protein MKNWLGIAAALLLVFGTYCKHKSRNKDEPAALPTDTLALTAQPDTAEPPLLAIPVTKAVNIGAYFKFMDAIVQQYDSLVPYPLTEHLLVRANAWLIDTLENTDYYRMMERDSFVYDQRQMLALRPGDTLYLPGEKTAANLLHRMQATYLDINIPSFQLRIVEGDSVLHTFPVRVGKNQKKFLALAGNLVDLRTRTGTGEIVRISRDPLFLDPVTGKEFKYTRRDDRRTTRMPLIPWIEPSINGIRHGQMIHPTTNPSTLGKAASNGCIGLKEADAWRVYYYAPIGTKVVVRYDLMETLTTGDTLRYEDVYRYRKGGAKPSTTQAALFPVLGGNNGCWCGE
- the cas2 gene encoding CRISPR-associated endonuclease Cas2, giving the protein MAKRPRKPDISFPERLRRLREAGLRTERLQGYLPERHRQLPDLEERVRSIEHFLRHANETNNNTMLFFIMYDIEDHKVRRHLAKYLSKNGCMRMQKSVFIGSTEHKRYREIAQTLEEVNSMYENGDSILILPVTRESMVQLNVIGKDLNYKMVTTPPNVLII
- the cas1 gene encoding CRISPR-associated endonuclease Cas1, which translates into the protein MQVYINTPGCKVSIKEGHLVVYPPKADEAAEVQRVPLRQIETVFVHRATLLTAELAFAAVEHDIDVQFVDRRGKPEARLWSSRFGSISVIRKKQALFVQSLLATAWVQQLLAEKCEHQAALLLSLPQPAEETFAAEAAIKISEYRTRILAAPQERLSDAAPKLRALEAAASKTYFQALSTMMPPQYRFAQRSQHPATDMFNCLLNYAYGILYGKVEHALIRAGVDPFIGIFHRDEYNRPVLVYDVIEKFRHWADFVVCRLCKQEVIFLEFFEVEQGAFWLNPYGKRILIQAFADYMDEVIIWQKMERSRYTHIDLAAQGLATLFKGFE
- a CDS encoding four helix bundle protein; protein product: MTEDELKKRLKDWAVAVVLFTRQFPKEPEFKAVRGQLVRSAPSAAANYRAACRGKSTPDFINKLKTVEEELDESMFWLEFAVALSAELRPPVVPLYKEADELLAIIVASIKTSRAKPASPKPSKPPKPPKNNDP
- a CDS encoding AAA family ATPase, whose translation is MSLLAHFPATTALTADQRSALEALQAFMAADGPDAAQVFVLRGYAGTGKTFLMQGVAAWLRAAERTVLFAAPTNRAAKVLQYRTGTEVLTLHRLLYEYADGEHRLMGRPEHFGDAPVLVVDESSLLADFTPEGADMRFGSGQLLTDLLLFLQLDRFPGTRIVFVGDPAQLPPVGMRYSPALSDANLRRLTRRPVAVAELTTVVRQQADNGILTVAHAMREAIAGRDFQPRLPLERVREVRLCNGSLLLDKYFERSPERPSGRQIILAHSNEAIRAYNREVRARYFPEAQDRVAAGDFLLVTNNLYGLETPLTNGELVQVVQTGALEKRTVRAARSTFKPVECPLLAFTEREVIGEFHFRDALVAVRTGDGQVRQLAVKVLENWLLAGGDQPFPAAAQYLLNRIAYDRFFEANRALYYQDRERFKSLRKQYARTDLYANALRCRFGYAITCHKAQGGEWDFAYVDMCAQMTRDSAEFYRWSYTAITRAKKRVYLRLNPR
- a CDS encoding ATP-binding protein — its product is MIVRFLLDRLRARMFRGKALIVLGARQTGKTSLVRQLMAEWADQSVFLNADRPEVRRQLTDASVPVLRQLTGNARVVIIDEAQRIKNIGLTLKLFTDELPEVQVVATGSSAFELANEINEPLTGRKWEHFLYPIAWAELEADTSPLAVREQLETRLIYGMYPEVINQAGSEREVLLSLSGSYLYKDVFEFRGVRKPELLGQLLQALALQLGAEVSYNELSQLLGVDKNTVSNYLDLLEKSYIVFRLMPLSRNLRNEISSNRKVYFYDNGIRNAVLENFSPLALRQDVGALWENFLISERWKINQYFDRHGKRYFWRTKAQQEIDYIEEADGQFRAWEFKWNPKASARFSTAFIEAYHPVDTMVVSPDNFELFLRPVQGG